In the Pelomicrobium methylotrophicum genome, one interval contains:
- a CDS encoding esterase/lipase family protein — protein sequence MRDENRPQVVLVHGLYMAGWLLTPLGRRLERCGFRAIPFTYHDLRWPLSRNAELLVHFVEGLPGPLHFVAHSLGGLVVIEALRHLPPARVSRVVLMGTPYQGCRVAEQLAHFAVTRWMLGRSVREGLLSARPRWNGAGKLGVIAGDRPMGLGMIFGRPPRPHDGTVGVEETHIPDAADSIVLHVTHSEMLVSAEVARQVCAFLRHGRFAPI from the coding sequence GTGAGGGACGAAAATCGGCCTCAGGTCGTGCTGGTCCACGGCCTGTACATGGCCGGGTGGTTGCTCACGCCCTTGGGCCGTCGGCTCGAGCGCTGCGGGTTTCGCGCGATCCCCTTCACCTACCACGACCTGCGCTGGCCCCTGTCGCGTAACGCCGAGCTGCTCGTGCACTTCGTAGAGGGGTTGCCGGGCCCGCTCCACTTCGTCGCCCACAGCCTGGGAGGGCTGGTGGTGATCGAGGCGCTGCGCCATCTGCCGCCGGCGCGCGTCAGCCGCGTGGTGCTCATGGGGACCCCCTATCAGGGATGCCGGGTGGCCGAGCAGCTCGCGCACTTTGCTGTCACGCGATGGATGCTGGGGCGTTCGGTTCGCGAAGGGCTGCTCTCGGCGCGCCCGCGCTGGAACGGCGCGGGCAAGCTGGGCGTCATCGCCGGCGACCGGCCGATGGGGCTGGGCATGATCTTCGGCCGCCCTCCCCGCCCCCACGATGGCACGGTGGGCGTCGAGGAAACGCATATCCCCGATGCCGCCGACTCTATCGTGCTCCACGTCACCCATAGCGAGATGCTGGTCTCGGCCGAAGTCGCACGCCAGGTGTGCGCTTTCCTGCGGCATGGCCGTTTTGCCCCCATCTGA
- a CDS encoding trans-sulfuration enzyme family protein: MDPVTRLVHAGQDIDRAYRSITPPIYQTSTFRFEDVGATSGYEYTRLGNPTRHALEALLAELEGGAGAVAAASGMAAISIALAVFEAGAHLLCTRDCYGGTYRLLHHLQRQGKLEVTFLDLTDANAREQAVKPTTRAVWVETPSNPLLRVTDLAELTAFAHARGLIVIADNTFLSPLLQRPMDFGVDLVVHSTTKYLNGHADVVGGAVVARTEELHRAIQFAAKAGGAVQAPFDAWLVLRGMKTLHLRMAAHEANARAVAEFLARHPQVEHVHYPGLESHPGHALARRQQRGFGGMVSFTVRGGLAEARKVLQRARVFALAESLGGVESLIGHPATMSHAAMPPEYRQAAGIDDHLLRLSVGIEAKEDLIADLEQALA; encoded by the coding sequence ATGGACCCTGTGACCCGCCTGGTGCACGCCGGCCAGGACATCGACCGCGCGTACCGCAGCATCACCCCACCCATCTACCAGACGTCCACGTTCCGCTTCGAGGATGTGGGCGCGACGAGCGGCTACGAATACACCCGGCTCGGCAACCCCACCCGTCATGCCTTGGAGGCGCTGCTGGCGGAGCTGGAAGGGGGTGCCGGCGCCGTGGCGGCGGCCAGCGGCATGGCGGCCATTTCCATCGCCTTGGCGGTGTTCGAGGCCGGCGCCCACCTTCTCTGCACCCGGGACTGCTACGGCGGCACTTACCGCCTGCTCCATCACCTCCAGCGCCAGGGGAAATTGGAGGTCACGTTCCTGGACCTCACCGACGCGAACGCCCGGGAACAAGCGGTCAAGCCCACGACCCGAGCGGTTTGGGTGGAGACGCCGTCCAACCCGTTGCTCCGGGTCACGGACCTGGCGGAGCTCACGGCTTTCGCCCACGCCCGGGGCTTGATCGTGATCGCCGACAACACTTTCCTTTCGCCCCTCCTGCAGCGGCCCATGGATTTCGGCGTGGACTTGGTCGTGCATTCCACCACCAAGTATCTGAACGGCCATGCCGACGTGGTGGGTGGGGCGGTGGTCGCCCGCACCGAGGAGCTCCACCGGGCGATCCAGTTCGCGGCCAAGGCGGGCGGTGCGGTGCAGGCACCTTTCGATGCGTGGCTGGTGCTGCGGGGGATGAAGACTCTGCATCTGCGCATGGCCGCCCATGAAGCGAACGCCCGCGCCGTAGCGGAATTTCTGGCGCGGCATCCCCAAGTGGAGCACGTTCACTATCCGGGGCTGGAAAGCCATCCTGGCCATGCCTTAGCGAGGCGACAGCAGCGAGGGTTCGGCGGCATGGTGTCCTTCACCGTGCGGGGAGGGCTGGCCGAGGCCCGGAAGGTACTGCAGCGGGCCCGCGTTTTCGCCCTGGCGGAATCCCTGGGAGGTGTGGAATCCCTGATCGGCCACCCGGCCACCATGAGCCATGCGGCTATGCCGCCTGAATACCGGCAGGCGGCTGGCATCGACGACCACTTGCTGCGCCTGTCGGTGGGCATCGAGGCCAAGGAAGACCTCATCGCCGACCTGGAGCAGGCGCTGGCATGA
- a CDS encoding competence/damage-inducible protein A: MCIAMQNESHGTVSDAAHGFGALIIGDEILRGKRRDRHMARLIEVLAARGLALAWCHYVGDDPERLTCTLKASFATNDIVFSFGGIGATPDDVTRQCAAAAAGVPLVRHPEALAILLEKFGDEAYPKRVLMADLPAGAEIVPNPFNRIPGFSLRHHYFLPGFPEMAWPMMEWVLDTKYRHLFHPEPQADGSLLVDDVPESRLIDLMQEVGAKYPRVKVYSLPSFTPEGQRVELGVRGPAEEVAQAIEALRRGVDALGFRWKNAP; the protein is encoded by the coding sequence ATGTGTATTGCAATGCAAAACGAGTCCCATGGCACTGTATCGGATGCCGCCCATGGGTTTGGCGCCCTGATTATCGGGGACGAAATTCTCCGCGGTAAGCGCCGGGACAGGCATATGGCCAGACTGATCGAGGTGCTGGCCGCCCGGGGCCTAGCGCTGGCCTGGTGTCATTATGTGGGGGACGACCCCGAGCGCCTCACCTGCACGCTCAAAGCTTCCTTCGCCACGAACGATATCGTCTTCAGCTTCGGCGGCATCGGCGCCACCCCAGACGATGTCACCCGCCAGTGCGCGGCCGCCGCCGCCGGGGTGCCCCTGGTCCGGCATCCGGAAGCCCTCGCCATCCTCTTGGAGAAATTCGGCGACGAGGCGTATCCGAAGCGGGTGCTCATGGCCGATTTACCCGCGGGGGCGGAGATCGTGCCGAACCCCTTCAACCGCATTCCCGGCTTCAGCCTACGCCACCACTACTTTCTGCCCGGCTTCCCGGAAATGGCCTGGCCGATGATGGAATGGGTGCTGGACACCAAATACCGACACCTGTTCCACCCCGAGCCCCAGGCCGATGGGTCGCTTCTTGTCGATGACGTACCAGAAAGCCGGCTCATCGACCTCATGCAGGAGGTGGGCGCGAAGTACCCCCGGGTCAAGGTCTACAGCCTTCCCAGCTTCACGCCCGAGGGGCAGCGGGTGGAGCTGGGCGTGCGCGGCCCCGCGGAGGAGGTCGCCCAGGCCATCGAGGCCCTGCGCCGGGGCGTGGACGCTCTGGGCTTCCGCTGGAAGAACGCGCCGTGA
- the cobA gene encoding uroporphyrinogen-III C-methyltransferase, with protein MIPLQGDGEGAAMGANRGKVYLIGAGPGDVELLTLKAVRALGEAQVVLVDELVNPAVLRFARPGVRVIPVGKRGGCRSTPQALIERLMVRYARRGWVVARVKGGDPFVFGRGGEELQTLARAGIEVEVVSGVTAGIGGPAALGIPVTHRDLAHGVTLVTGHTCDGGGPDWAALARCGTTLVIYMGMARLPFIAQALMAGGLAADTPAAAIQSATLPDERAVVSTLERLAADVQAAGIGSPAIVVIGRVAALAKLPAHAALLREVA; from the coding sequence ATGATCCCATTGCAAGGCGATGGCGAGGGAGCGGCCATGGGCGCGAACCGGGGCAAGGTCTATCTCATCGGCGCGGGTCCGGGCGATGTGGAGCTCTTGACGCTGAAGGCCGTGCGGGCGCTGGGCGAAGCCCAAGTGGTGCTGGTGGACGAGCTGGTGAATCCGGCGGTGCTGCGATTCGCTCGACCAGGCGTGCGGGTCATTCCCGTCGGCAAGCGGGGCGGTTGCCGCTCTACCCCGCAGGCGCTCATCGAACGGCTGATGGTGCGCTATGCCCGGCGCGGCTGGGTGGTGGCTCGGGTGAAGGGGGGCGACCCCTTCGTGTTTGGGCGTGGGGGCGAGGAGCTGCAAACGCTCGCCCGGGCAGGTATCGAAGTAGAGGTGGTGAGCGGCGTCACCGCCGGCATCGGCGGGCCCGCGGCCCTGGGCATTCCGGTGACCCACCGCGATCTCGCCCACGGTGTCACGCTGGTCACGGGGCACACCTGCGACGGCGGCGGGCCCGACTGGGCGGCGCTCGCCCGCTGCGGCACCACGCTGGTGATCTACATGGGCATGGCGAGGCTTCCCTTCATCGCCCAGGCGTTGATGGCGGGGGGGCTTGCGGCGGATACGCCGGCCGCGGCGATCCAGTCGGCCACCCTTCCCGACGAGCGGGCGGTGGTGAGCACGCTGGAGCGCCTGGCTGCCGACGTGCAGGCGGCGGGCATCGGCTCACCGGCCATCGTGGTGATCGGCCGGGTGGCGGCGCTGGCGAAATTGCCGGCGCACGCCGCCTTGCTCCGGGAAGTGGCCTGA
- a CDS encoding nitrate reductase, protein MPKVKSTCCYCGVGCGVVIETDDGRITAIAGDADHPANFGRLCSKGATLHLTAGTAGRALYPELRRSRSEPRRRVEWDQALDHLAARVARVILEHGPDAVGFYISGQLLTEDYYVFNKLVKGLIGTNNIDTNSRLCMSSAVAGYKATLGADSVPTCYADIEHAHCLFIAGSNTAYAHPVLFRRIEEARRANPAVKMIVVDPRRTDTAASADLHLPILPGTDVALFNGMLHVMVWEGRLDRAFIEAHTTGFDALKEAVQEYTPKTVAGLCGVPAEDIVQAARWFADSPATLSLYCQGLNQSSHGTDKNAALINLHLATGQIGRPGAGPFSLTGQPNAMGGREVGGMANLLSGHRDLANPAHRAEVARLWGVAEVPATPGKTAVEMFEAARAGEIKVLWIACTNPAQSMPDQALVRAALETAELVVVQEAYRDTETAAYADVLLPAATWGEKEGTVTNSERRISRVRAAVPPPGEARPDWVIAVDFARRLEWRLRFGNRGEHFSTLFPYRAPEEVFNEHRETTRGRDLDITGLSYALLDALGPQQWPFPAGAARGAERLYADGVFPTADGRARFVATRYRTPAESPDARYPFRLNTGRLRDQWHGMSRTGRVARLFSHEEEPLLAMNPEDMARRGLRDGDLARVASRRGAIVVRVKASEEQRPGQVFLPMHWGSRFMAGHGTNALTVSVFDPTSKQPELKHAAVRVEKAALPWQLVAMAVGDVQARLSSLQPLLERFDYASCGLFGHEEEGVILRAAAASAVDTELVAELDRIFGLEPEAGVMSYMDAHRGVAKRVRIANGRLVAARLTGETAAQAWLKEWMTGGMPVDELRRFLLAPVPAAPSGFSPRGRVVCNCLNVSEREIVAAIDAGANLQTLQQTLQCGTQCGSCVPELKRLLIARRQAA, encoded by the coding sequence ATGCCCAAAGTCAAGTCCACCTGCTGCTATTGCGGCGTCGGTTGTGGGGTCGTCATCGAAACGGATGACGGGCGCATTACGGCTATTGCCGGCGATGCCGATCATCCGGCCAACTTCGGCCGCCTGTGCAGCAAGGGCGCGACGCTGCATCTCACCGCGGGAACGGCCGGCCGGGCCTTGTACCCGGAGCTGCGGCGAAGCCGCAGCGAGCCGCGCCGCCGCGTGGAGTGGGACCAGGCGCTGGACCACCTGGCGGCCCGCGTTGCCCGGGTGATTCTGGAGCACGGGCCGGACGCTGTGGGCTTCTACATCTCGGGCCAGCTCCTCACCGAGGACTACTATGTCTTCAACAAGCTGGTGAAGGGGCTGATCGGCACCAACAACATCGACACCAACTCGCGCCTGTGCATGTCCTCGGCCGTGGCCGGGTACAAGGCGACCCTCGGCGCCGATAGCGTGCCCACCTGCTACGCCGACATCGAACACGCCCACTGCCTTTTCATCGCCGGCTCCAATACCGCTTACGCCCACCCGGTCCTGTTCCGGCGCATCGAGGAGGCGCGCCGCGCGAATCCCGCGGTGAAAATGATCGTGGTGGATCCCCGTCGCACCGACACCGCGGCCTCGGCGGACCTGCATCTGCCCATCCTGCCGGGCACGGATGTCGCGTTGTTCAACGGCATGTTGCACGTGATGGTGTGGGAGGGACGACTCGATCGCGCGTTCATCGAGGCCCACACCACGGGGTTTGACGCGCTCAAGGAAGCGGTGCAGGAGTACACGCCGAAGACGGTGGCCGGCCTCTGTGGCGTGCCGGCGGAGGACATCGTGCAAGCAGCGCGCTGGTTCGCAGACTCACCCGCCACGCTCTCGCTTTATTGCCAGGGCCTGAACCAGTCGAGCCATGGCACCGATAAAAACGCAGCCCTCATCAACCTGCACCTTGCCACCGGACAGATCGGCCGCCCGGGTGCCGGTCCCTTCTCCCTCACCGGGCAGCCCAACGCCATGGGTGGGCGGGAGGTGGGCGGCATGGCGAATCTCCTCTCCGGCCACCGGGACCTGGCCAACCCGGCGCATCGCGCGGAAGTGGCGCGGCTGTGGGGCGTCGCCGAGGTGCCTGCCACACCGGGCAAGACGGCGGTGGAGATGTTCGAAGCGGCTCGCGCGGGCGAGATCAAAGTGTTGTGGATCGCGTGCACGAATCCGGCCCAATCCATGCCCGACCAGGCGCTGGTGCGCGCTGCCCTGGAGACGGCGGAGCTGGTGGTGGTGCAGGAAGCGTACCGGGACACCGAGACCGCGGCCTATGCCGATGTGCTGCTGCCGGCCGCCACCTGGGGCGAGAAGGAAGGCACCGTCACCAATTCGGAGCGGCGCATCTCCCGGGTACGGGCCGCCGTGCCGCCGCCCGGCGAGGCGCGCCCCGACTGGGTGATCGCGGTGGATTTCGCCCGTCGCCTGGAGTGGCGCTTGCGCTTCGGCAACCGGGGAGAGCACTTTTCCACCCTCTTTCCTTACCGCGCGCCGGAGGAGGTGTTCAACGAGCACCGGGAGACCACGCGCGGCCGGGACCTGGACATCACGGGCTTGAGCTACGCGCTGCTCGACGCCCTGGGGCCCCAGCAATGGCCGTTTCCTGCCGGAGCGGCCCGCGGCGCCGAACGGCTCTACGCCGATGGCGTGTTTCCCACCGCCGACGGTCGCGCCCGGTTCGTGGCGACGCGCTATCGGACCCCCGCGGAATCGCCTGACGCGCGCTACCCGTTCCGCCTCAACACCGGCCGGCTGCGGGACCAGTGGCACGGGATGAGCCGCACGGGACGGGTGGCGAGGCTGTTCAGTCACGAAGAGGAACCGCTGCTGGCGATGAACCCGGAAGACATGGCGCGGCGCGGGCTGCGCGACGGCGATCTCGCGCGGGTGGCGAGCCGTCGCGGGGCGATCGTGGTGCGCGTCAAGGCTTCCGAGGAGCAGCGTCCGGGCCAGGTGTTCCTGCCCATGCACTGGGGTTCCCGCTTTATGGCGGGCCACGGCACCAACGCCCTCACCGTGAGCGTCTTCGACCCCACGTCCAAGCAGCCGGAACTGAAGCACGCCGCGGTACGCGTCGAAAAAGCGGCACTGCCCTGGCAACTCGTGGCCATGGCAGTGGGCGATGTCCAAGCGCGCCTCTCCAGTCTCCAGCCCCTCCTCGAGCGCTTCGACTACGCGAGCTGTGGGCTGTTCGGGCATGAGGAAGAGGGCGTCATCCTGCGAGCTGCTGCCGCCTCAGCCGTGGACACGGAGCTCGTCGCCGAACTCGATCGCATCTTCGGCCTCGAGCCTGAGGCGGGGGTGATGAGCTACATGGACGCGCACCGCGGTGTTGCCAAGCGAGTCAGGATCGCCAACGGGCGCCTCGTGGCGGCGCGCTTGACCGGCGAGACGGCGGCCCAGGCCTGGCTCAAGGAATGGATGACCGGGGGCATGCCGGTGGATGAGCTGCGCCGCTTCCTGCTGGCTCCGGTGCCGGCAGCGCCGTCGGGCTTCTCGCCCCGCGGGCGCGTGGTGTGCAACTGCCTGAACGTTTCGGAGCGGGAGATCGTCGCCGCCATCGACGCCGGCGCCAACCTGCAAACGTTGCAGCAGACGCTTCAGTGCGGGACCCAGTGCGGCTCCTGCGTGCCGGAGTTGAAGCGCCTGCTGATCGCGCGCCGGCAAGCGGCGTAG
- the nirD gene encoding nitrite reductase small subunit NirD encodes MSAVAMKKEGEAVEERRWWRICLLDDVPRLGARVVETSEGNIAVFRTADDEVFALRDRCPHKGGPLSQGIVFGRKVACPLHGWNICLDTGQAVAPDEGCAPVYPVKVEEGVVFLQLGDAEAAR; translated from the coding sequence ATGAGTGCAGTCGCCATGAAGAAGGAAGGCGAGGCCGTCGAGGAGCGTCGGTGGTGGCGGATTTGCCTGCTCGACGACGTGCCACGCCTGGGCGCCCGGGTGGTGGAAACCTCGGAGGGGAACATCGCCGTGTTCCGCACCGCCGACGACGAGGTCTTCGCGTTGCGCGACCGCTGCCCCCATAAAGGCGGACCCCTGTCCCAGGGCATCGTCTTCGGCCGCAAGGTGGCCTGCCCCCTGCACGGTTGGAACATCTGCCTCGACACGGGGCAGGCCGTGGCGCCGGACGAGGGCTGCGCACCGGTGTATCCGGTCAAGGTGGAGGAGGGCGTGGTTTTTCTGCAGCTCGGTGACGCTGAGGCTGCGCGGTGA
- the nirB gene encoding nitrite reductase large subunit NirB gives MAKPKLVVVGNGMAGVRTLEELLKLAPDLYDITVFGAERYANYNRILLSPVLAGEQTLQDIMLNDVEWYAQHGIRLHLGKKVVKLDRAKRMVVAEDGTSASYDRLLLATGSNPVILPIPGNDLEGVVTYRDVDDTQAMIEAAAKYRHAVVIGGGLLGLEAANGLKLRGMDVTVVHLMEWLMEKQLDRTAAGLLQKSLEARGLKFRLKTQTREIVGGEDGRVKAVRFADGTELPAELVVMAVGIRPNTALAEAAGLHCHRGIVVNDTMQTFDPRIYAVGECVSHRGIAYGLVAPLFEQARVCANHLARMGIARYEGSVTSTKLKVTGIDVFSAGDFLGGEGTEEIVLSDPVGGVYKKLVIKDNVLVGSVLYGDTVDGAWYFQLLRDRQNIAEIRDHLMFGQTHLGNAGHLGQNKAAAMADDMEVCGCNGVCKGTIVKAIKEKGLFTLEDVRKHTKASSSCGSCTGLVEQILASTIGGAYAPASTAKPLCGCTDLTHEEVRKAIREEKLLSIPETMAFLNWRTPNGCATCRPALNYYLISTWPHEAQDDPQSRFINERAHANIQKDGTYSVVPRIYGGVTSPEQLRRIADVAEKYHIPTVKITGGQRIDLLGVKKEDLPKVWADLGMPSGYAYGKALRTVKTCVGSEWCRFGVQDSTRMGIELEKAFERMWAPHKVKMAVSGCPRNCAESTIKDVGVIGVDSGWEIYVAGNGGIKAEVAQFLVKVKTHEEVLEYCGAFLQLYREEARYLDRTVHWVSRVGLDYVKSRIVDDAPGRRALYERLLYALQGEKDPWQECVKGAAAQEFQPIRLAPQREPAEA, from the coding sequence GTGGCCAAACCGAAACTCGTCGTGGTGGGCAACGGCATGGCCGGGGTACGAACCCTGGAAGAGCTGCTGAAGCTCGCCCCGGATCTGTACGACATCACCGTGTTCGGTGCCGAGCGCTACGCGAACTATAACCGCATCCTGCTCTCGCCGGTGCTGGCGGGCGAGCAGACCCTCCAGGACATCATGTTGAACGACGTGGAGTGGTACGCGCAACACGGCATCCGGCTCCACCTCGGAAAGAAGGTGGTGAAACTCGACCGGGCGAAGCGCATGGTGGTGGCCGAAGACGGCACTAGCGCTTCCTACGACCGACTGCTCCTCGCCACGGGTTCCAATCCGGTGATCTTGCCAATACCCGGCAACGACCTCGAGGGAGTCGTCACCTATCGCGACGTGGACGACACCCAAGCCATGATCGAAGCGGCGGCCAAATACCGCCATGCGGTCGTGATCGGCGGTGGGCTGCTGGGACTGGAAGCGGCCAACGGGCTCAAGCTCCGTGGCATGGACGTGACGGTGGTCCACCTCATGGAATGGCTCATGGAGAAGCAGCTCGACCGCACGGCGGCGGGGCTGCTGCAGAAATCACTGGAGGCACGGGGCCTCAAGTTCCGGCTGAAGACGCAGACCCGGGAAATCGTCGGCGGCGAAGACGGGCGCGTGAAGGCGGTGCGCTTCGCCGACGGCACCGAACTCCCGGCGGAGCTGGTGGTGATGGCGGTGGGCATTCGCCCCAACACGGCGCTGGCCGAAGCGGCAGGCCTCCACTGCCATCGCGGCATCGTGGTGAACGACACCATGCAAACGTTCGATCCGCGCATCTACGCGGTGGGCGAGTGCGTGAGCCACCGCGGCATCGCCTATGGGCTGGTCGCGCCGCTGTTCGAACAGGCCCGCGTGTGCGCCAACCACCTGGCCCGGATGGGCATCGCCCGCTACGAGGGCTCGGTCACCTCCACCAAGCTCAAGGTGACCGGCATCGACGTCTTCTCCGCGGGCGACTTCCTAGGGGGCGAGGGCACCGAGGAGATCGTGCTCTCCGACCCGGTGGGCGGCGTGTACAAGAAGCTGGTGATCAAGGACAACGTTCTCGTGGGCAGTGTCCTCTACGGTGACACGGTGGACGGTGCCTGGTACTTCCAGCTGTTGCGAGACCGCCAGAACATTGCCGAGATCCGCGATCACCTGATGTTCGGCCAGACCCACCTCGGCAACGCCGGCCACCTAGGCCAGAACAAGGCCGCCGCCATGGCCGACGACATGGAGGTCTGCGGCTGTAACGGGGTGTGCAAGGGCACCATCGTGAAGGCCATCAAAGAGAAAGGGCTGTTCACCCTGGAGGACGTGCGCAAGCACACCAAGGCCTCTTCCTCCTGCGGCTCATGCACCGGGCTGGTGGAGCAGATCCTCGCTTCCACCATCGGCGGTGCTTACGCGCCTGCCTCCACGGCGAAACCCCTGTGCGGATGCACCGACCTCACCCACGAGGAAGTGCGCAAGGCGATCCGAGAGGAGAAGCTGCTCTCCATTCCCGAAACCATGGCGTTTCTCAACTGGCGCACGCCCAACGGTTGCGCCACCTGCCGCCCGGCGCTCAACTACTATTTGATCTCCACCTGGCCCCACGAGGCCCAAGACGATCCCCAGTCCCGCTTCATCAACGAGCGGGCTCACGCCAATATCCAGAAGGACGGCACGTATTCGGTCGTGCCGCGCATCTACGGGGGGGTGACCTCGCCGGAGCAGTTGCGCCGCATCGCCGACGTGGCCGAGAAGTACCACATCCCCACGGTCAAGATCACGGGCGGCCAGCGCATCGATCTCCTGGGGGTGAAGAAGGAGGACCTGCCCAAGGTATGGGCGGACCTGGGGATGCCCTCCGGCTACGCCTACGGGAAGGCGCTGCGGACGGTGAAGACTTGCGTCGGGAGCGAATGGTGCCGCTTCGGCGTCCAGGACTCTACCCGCATGGGCATCGAGCTGGAAAAAGCGTTCGAGCGCATGTGGGCGCCCCACAAGGTGAAGATGGCGGTCTCCGGCTGTCCGCGCAACTGCGCCGAGTCCACCATCAAGGACGTGGGCGTGATCGGCGTGGATTCCGGCTGGGAGATCTATGTGGCCGGCAACGGCGGCATCAAGGCCGAGGTGGCCCAGTTCCTGGTGAAGGTGAAGACCCATGAGGAAGTGCTCGAGTACTGTGGCGCCTTCCTCCAGCTCTACCGGGAGGAGGCGCGTTACCTCGACCGCACCGTGCACTGGGTGAGCCGGGTCGGGCTTGATTACGTGAAGTCGCGCATCGTGGACGACGCGCCGGGGCGGCGGGCCCTCTACGAGCGGCTGCTCTACGCGCTGCAGGGCGAGAAAGATCCTTGGCAGGAGTGCGTGAAGGGCGCGGCCGCTCAGGAGTTTCAACCGATCCGCCTCGCGCCGCAGCGCGAACCGGCCGAGGCGTAA
- a CDS encoding bifunctional protein-serine/threonine kinase/phosphatase has translation MRLEVEFGHATEAGRRSRNEDCFGVVTPEDEQRWSKGLAFAVADGVSGNGGGREAAEYTVRGVLSDYYATPDTWNISYALDKVLAAINRWLLAQSAAHRDLAGMASTLSLLVLRGNRYWLAHVGDTRVYRLRGGSIEQLTSDHVWERPDLRHVLRRAVGLDEHLAVDYSEGELAAGDVFLLATDGVWEALGDRRIHEILLVYGHPRSAAETLVREALARGGHDNATALVVRVSGVPPEEWRDLVSLGRQLPLPPRLKPGQRIDDFLVEALLHESRATLLYRVRHAETGQRLVLKTLQPALQDDRQRCEALLSEEWLAKRVLAHYFPQVVPLAPGSRNFLYYVMTYHPGATLEQHLDRGRHFSVAETVRIGIRLGKALGELHRMQVLHRDVKPANLHLGADGRLRVLDLGAAVHAGEAGRAVLDNPGTPSFMAPERIAGETATVQADLYGAGVSLYYLLTRRYPYGEVEPFQRPRFGDPVPPSRYRPDIPPWLENVLLKAVARNPRHRFETAEEMVLALEYGAQRPVAVRRRTPLAERDPLILWQWVALASLAVNLVLVYLYLAGS, from the coding sequence GTGCGGCTCGAGGTGGAATTCGGCCACGCGACCGAAGCGGGCCGGCGCAGCCGCAACGAGGACTGCTTCGGCGTCGTCACCCCCGAAGACGAGCAACGCTGGTCCAAGGGCCTCGCCTTCGCCGTGGCCGATGGCGTGAGCGGCAACGGTGGCGGCCGCGAAGCGGCGGAGTACACGGTGCGCGGTGTCCTCTCCGATTACTACGCCACGCCCGACACCTGGAACATCTCTTACGCCCTGGACAAGGTGCTTGCCGCCATCAACCGTTGGCTCCTGGCCCAGTCCGCCGCCCACCGGGACCTCGCGGGCATGGCCAGCACCCTGAGCCTGCTGGTGCTGCGGGGCAACCGCTACTGGCTCGCTCACGTGGGCGACACCCGCGTCTACCGCTTGCGCGGCGGCTCGATAGAGCAGCTCACCAGCGACCACGTGTGGGAGCGGCCGGACCTGCGCCACGTGCTGCGGCGGGCAGTGGGGCTCGACGAGCACCTGGCGGTGGACTACAGCGAAGGGGAGTTGGCGGCGGGGGACGTGTTCCTGCTCGCCACCGACGGCGTCTGGGAAGCCCTGGGCGACCGGCGCATCCACGAGATCCTGCTCGTTTACGGCCATCCCCGCAGCGCCGCCGAGACCTTGGTGCGGGAAGCGCTCGCCCGGGGCGGCCACGACAACGCCACCGCCCTGGTGGTGCGGGTGAGCGGAGTTCCGCCGGAGGAATGGCGCGATCTGGTGAGCCTCGGCCGCCAGCTCCCATTGCCTCCCCGGTTGAAGCCGGGACAGCGGATCGACGATTTCCTCGTGGAGGCGCTGCTGCACGAATCGCGGGCAACGCTTCTCTACCGGGTGCGGCATGCGGAAACCGGACAGCGCTTGGTATTGAAGACGCTGCAACCCGCTTTGCAGGACGACCGGCAGCGCTGCGAAGCCCTTCTTTCCGAGGAGTGGCTGGCCAAGCGCGTCCTCGCCCATTACTTCCCGCAGGTCGTTCCGCTGGCGCCGGGCTCGCGCAATTTCCTCTATTACGTGATGACGTATCACCCGGGGGCCACGCTGGAGCAGCACCTTGACCGGGGCCGGCACTTCAGTGTCGCCGAGACGGTGCGCATCGGCATCCGGCTCGGCAAGGCCTTGGGCGAGCTGCATCGCATGCAAGTGCTCCACCGCGACGTGAAGCCCGCCAACCTGCACTTGGGTGCCGATGGCCGGCTGCGGGTACTGGATTTGGGCGCGGCGGTTCATGCGGGGGAAGCAGGACGCGCCGTGTTGGACAACCCGGGCACGCCCAGCTTCATGGCGCCGGAGCGCATTGCCGGGGAGACCGCGACCGTGCAGGCGGACCTCTATGGCGCGGGGGTCAGCCTCTACTACCTCCTCACCCGCCGCTACCCCTACGGCGAGGTCGAGCCGTTCCAGCGTCCGCGCTTCGGCGATCCGGTCCCGCCGTCGCGTTACCGGCCCGACATTCCGCCATGGCTGGAAAACGTGCTGCTGAAAGCGGTGGCCCGGAACCCGCGGCACCGGTTCGAGACGGCGGAGGAGATGGTCCTGGCGCTGGAGTACGGCGCACAGCGGCCGGTCGCCGTCCGGCGCCGTACTCCGCTGGCAGAACGCGACCCCCTCATCCTGTGGCAGTGGGTGGCTTTGGCCTCCTTGGCGGTGAATCTGGTCCTCGTCTACCTGTACCTGGCGGGGTCCTGA